One part of the Glycine soja cultivar W05 chromosome 11, ASM419377v2, whole genome shotgun sequence genome encodes these proteins:
- the LOC114375435 gene encoding nascent polypeptide-associated complex subunit beta-like encodes MNREKLMKMAGSVRTGGKGTMRRKKKAVHKTTTTDDKRLQSTLKRIGVNAIPAIEEVNIFKDDVVIQFLNPKVQASIAANTWVVSGSPQTKKLQDILPSIIHQLGPDNLENLKKLAEQFQKQAPEGAAGSTTAQEENDDDDVPELVPGQDFETAAEETKAAS; translated from the exons ATGAATCGGGAAAAGTTGATGAAGATGGCCGGTTCGGTTAGAACTGGGGGAAAGGGTACCATGAGAAG AAAGAAGAAGGCTGTCCACAAGACAACAACCACAGATGACAAAAGGCTTCAGAGCACCCTGAAGAGAATAGGGGTGAATGCCATCCCGGCTATTGAGGAGGTCAATATCTTTAAGGATGACGTAGTTATCCAGTTTCTAAATCCCAAAG TTCAAGCATCCATTGCTGCTAATACTTGGGTTGTCAGTGGTTCTCCACAAACAAAGA AGTTGCAAGATATACTCCCTAGCATTATCCACCAATTAg GACCAGATAACTTAGAAAACCTGAAGAAGCTAGCCGAGCAATTCCAGAAGCAGGCTCCTGAAGGAGCCGCCGGTTCAACCACAGCTCAAGAGGAGAATGATGATGACGATGTCCCGGAGCTTGTTCCAGGCCAGGATTTTGAGACAGCTGCTGAGGAGACCAAGGCTGCTTCTTAA